Genomic segment of Chroococcidiopsis sp. TS-821:
ACGGAGCGGCGGCAAGTGCAGCAGCGGCATCAGGTGCGATGGCACAGGGGCTGCTTTCGGGGCTGATACAGTCGTCTTAACAACAATTCATGTTGGAATGGTGTTAGCTTTATGAAAGCTTTTCGGTCAAAGTCTTGATAAGCAGGCTGCAATGGCAATACTTGGAACGGCTGCTGGCGCTGGTGTTAGCGTTTTTGGAGCTAAGGCTATACTTGGTTTTTCCCCGGCATAGGAAATATAGCGAATGCAATCATTTCCGGTAGCTATACAGAGGCTCTCGGTTGGTGGTGCTTCAATTACTTCGATGAAGGCAATTAATTTAGGTATCGCCTAGTAGCTACCATTGTCAGTTATGGTCAATGGCATTCCTTCCAAATAATACAATAGTTAAATGGACACGCTGATTGTAGAAATACGTTGTAAATTTGCTGAAGAGCAGTTTGAGTTTTCTAAACATGCTGTTGACCAATCCATCTTGCGGCAAATTCGAGTTCAAGAAATTAGGGAGGCAATTGCGAACGGTCAAGTAATTGAAGACTACCCAGAAGACAAGTATGGACCGAGTTGCCTAATTTGCGGTTTGACACAAGCACAACGTCCTATTCATGTTCAGTGTAGTTATCCCTCTCGTTCACTCATCAAAATCATTACAGTGTACGAACCTGATACCCAAAGATGGAATAACGACTTTACTCAAAGGAGACGTAGTGACAATGACAACTGATTGGCAAGAGACATTGGTTGAGAAGCAGGTAACATATACCTTAAATCTGAACGGTAAAATTGTTCTAATTGAGAACGTACCTGCCCGTGTAAATGAGGAAACAGGCGAGCAATTTTTCTCCCCAT
This window contains:
- a CDS encoding YgiT-type zinc finger protein → MTTDWQETLVEKQVTYTLNLNGKIVLIENVPARVNEETGEQFFSPSTVERLQQTILDRKEPDHFIQVPVYNYSNSAA
- a CDS encoding DUF4258 domain-containing protein — protein: MDTLIVEIRCKFAEEQFEFSKHAVDQSILRQIRVQEIREAIANGQVIEDYPEDKYGPSCLICGLTQAQRPIHVQCSYPSRSLIKIITVYEPDTQRWNNDFTQRRRSDNDN